A region of the Sodalis ligni genome:
GGCGTTTATCGCCACCAAGGTGTGGACCTCCGGCCGGGAGGCCGGTATCCGGCAGATGAATGATTCTTTCCGGTTGCTGCAAACCGACATCATTGATTTGATGCAGATTCACAATCTGCTGGATTGGCGGACGCACCTGCCGACGCTGCGCGACATGAAAGCGGCCGGCCGCATCCGCTATATCGGCGTCACGCATTATTCCTCCTCGGCCTACGATGCCCTTGAATCAGTGCTGAATACCACGCCTCTGGACTTCCTGCAGATCAATTATGCACTGGATGACCGCGCCGCCGAAAAGCGGCTGTTGCCGCTGGCCCGGGATAAAGGCGTGGCCGTCATCTGCAATACCCCCTTCGGCGGCGGAGGCCTGCTGCGCCGCCTGGCTTCAACGCCATTGCCCGGCTGGGCCGGGGAGGCGGGGGCCGTTTCATGGGCACAATTGGCGCTGAAATTTATATTGGCCAATCCGGCCATAACCTGTGGGATACCGGGTACCGGCAATCCCAAGAACATGGCGGAAAACGCGGCGGCGGCTTCCGGCCCGGCGCTCTCCCCGGCCCAGCTGCGCGAGCTTATTGCGTTGGCCTGATTTCAGGGGCATCCCCATATGCCAAGGCGTGTTTTTTATTCGAGGGCGGATAATGTAATGCCTAATGATTTGAGGAAGTCGGCCTCGGTGAGACGCGCGCCTTCCTGTTTGAAACGCGTAAAATCGGGTTGTTCGTTTATATAAATTTCCGAAGCCAATAACAGCTCTTCACGGTCTTTGTCCGTGAGCTCAAGGGCCGCATAGCTGACACATGCCTGTTGACCATCCGCTGATTGCCAAAAGACTGCTTCCGCAGTGGGTGCAAAACCCGCGTCTCGCCCATTCTGAAGAGGCATATAAACCTAACGATTCCCCTGCGTGATTTCCAGGCTGTCTTTGACATCCAAAGAAAGAAAACGCCTCCGCTCCATTTACGGCACATACCGCAATGGCAGGCTGAAACCCGGAAATCATTCAGCATCACCGAAAATGGATATCTCCGCACAAACACTTTCCCGTCACTCTCTTCATATTATCCTCGTCTAGAGTATGTATGAACAATACGCGGCCCGCCGGGCGTGCATTACGCCGCTTTTTTGCCTCTCAGCCCCAGCCGGCAGCCAGGATAATGAACCAGAGCGGCGTGACCAGCAAGGCTTCCCGGGTATCTTCCTGGAGCGCCAGCAGGATCAGGACAAACACAAAAAACGCCATGCATACCCAGCACATCCCTTTACCCAGCGGCATTTTAAAGCGCGATTGCCGATGCCGTTCCGGGTATTTCCTACGATAAGCG
Encoded here:
- a CDS encoding aldo/keto reductase — translated: MISLSRRRMLRLGAAWAACGVLGGSVVSVGASAAAGGQPIPGGKTMPTRIIPSSGEALPVIGLGTYRGFDVSPGGADYARLPAVLDALFAAGGTVIDSSPMYGLAERTVGALLSERHPRPAAFIATKVWTSGREAGIRQMNDSFRLLQTDIIDLMQIHNLLDWRTHLPTLRDMKAAGRIRYIGVTHYSSSAYDALESVLNTTPLDFLQINYALDDRAAEKRLLPLARDKGVAVICNTPFGGGGLLRRLASTPLPGWAGEAGAVSWAQLALKFILANPAITCGIPGTGNPKNMAENAAAASGPALSPAQLRELIALA